A genome region from Bufo gargarizans isolate SCDJY-AF-19 chromosome 2, ASM1485885v1, whole genome shotgun sequence includes the following:
- the ATG4D gene encoding cysteine protease ATG4D, translating into MNSVSPAAAQYGSPESRRRRNLGSRHDPPQMGYQDTGRDGATDEVDKIKSKLLTAWNSLKYGWTVKMKTHFSRSSPLYLLGRHYHFRYEDDIERFQQDFVSRVWMTYRRDFPALEGTQLTTDCGWSCMIRSAQMLLAQALLMHLLCRDWSWPEALNTLFVEMEPDQSSSSPPHNSFSSVSSAPHSSYLHSRAASCPRPHIQNPHQEHIHRDILRWLSDHPDAPFGLHHMVKLGGSLGKKAGDWYGPSIVAHILRKALERSPQVPELSVYVSQDCTVYRADVEQLLDTGDPVTGTRSTGKAVIILIPVRLGGENFNPVYKQCIKEFLQMPSCLGIIGGKPKHSLYFIGYQDNHLLYLDPHYCQAYVDTSVEDFPLDTFHCNSPRKMSIVKMDPSCTMAFYARNRADFGALCDHLTKVLSSSSAEEKYPVFSISEGQAQEFHVPEVLPLASYTLAHRKRVTMAKRPSSDEFEFL; encoded by the exons ATGAATTCCGTGTCACCAGCAGCCGCCCAGTATGGCAGCCCGGAGAGTCGGCGGCGCAGGAACCTGGGCAGCCGCCATGACCCGCCCCAGATGGGGTACCAAGATACGGGGCGAGACGGAGCAACGGACGAGGTGGATAAAATAAAGAGCAAACTGCTGACCGCATGGAACAGTCTCAAATACG GTTGGACGGTGAAGATGAAGACGCATTTCAGCCGCTCCTCACCCTTATATTTGCTGGGCAGACACTACCACTTCCGGTACGAAG ATGACATAGAACGATTTCAGCAGGATTTCGTCTCCAGGGTGTGGATGACTTACCGACGGGATTTCCCTGCCCTGGAAGGGACACAGCTCACTACAGACTGTGGATGGAGCTGTATGATCAGGAGCGCTCAGATGCTGCTGGCCCAGGCTCTTCTGATGCATCTTCTCTGCAGAG ATTGGTCCTGGCCAGAGGCACTGAACACCCTCTTTGTTGAGATGGAGCCCGATCAGTCGTCCTCCTCGCCCCCCCACAATTCATTCTCTTCTGTATCTTCTGCCCCCCATTCAAGTTATCTGCATTCTCGTGCAGCATCCTGTCCTAGACCTCATATACAAAATCCCCACCAAGAGCATATCCATAGGGACATCCTACGGTGGCTCTCAGACCACCCAGATGCTCCCTTTGGTCTCCATCACATGGTGAAACTAGGGGGAAGCCTTGGCAAGAAAGCAGGAGACTGGTATGGCCCTAGTATTGTGGCTCACATTTTAAG GAAAGCTCTAGAAAGATCACCTCAAGTCCCTGAGCTGTCTGTGTATGTGTCTCAGGACTGTACAG TGTACAGGGCGGATGTGGAGCAGCTGCTAGATACAGGTGATCCTGTCACAGGTACCAGAAGCACAGGAAAAGCTGTCATCATTCTCATACCCGTGCGCCTTGGCGGAGAGAACTTCAACCCAGTATACAAGCAGTGCATTAAG GAGTTCCTGCAGATGCCGTCATGTCTGGGCATTATAGGAGGGAAACCGAAACATTCGCTGTATTTCATTGGTTATCAAG ATAACCATCTGTTATACCTGGATCCACATTACTGCCAGGCGTACGTAGACACCAGCGTTGAAGACTTTCCTCTGGAT ACTTTTCACTGTAATTCCCCACGTAAGATGTCTATTGTCAAGATGGATCCCAGTTGCACGATGGCTTTTTATGCCAGAAATCGGGcagattttggagcactctgtGATCATCTGACAAAG GTGTTAAGTTCATCATCAGCAGAGGAGAAATATCCAGTGTTCAGTATCTCAGAAGGCCAAGCTCAGGAATTCCATGTGCCCGAGGTGCTGCCTCTCGCCTCTTACACCCTTGCTCATCGGAAGAGGGTGACGATGGCGAAGCGACCCAGTTCAGATGAGTTTGAGTTTTTATAA